The Miscanthus floridulus cultivar M001 chromosome 7, ASM1932011v1, whole genome shotgun sequence genome includes a region encoding these proteins:
- the LOC136467831 gene encoding uncharacterized protein: MLQTHKPPAAAAAALNKADQSRQGLPISPQHLTYHPYAHPHPHASPSPPCQHLSAPMDGSAFMSLSPELRDALAKVAVFVLVQGLVYLILRSSSDVFSKDGRLRSLSFRPMRSMSVRRVLAPLSDVPVGTDEASPSPSSSMSPAASSSRRRAARED; the protein is encoded by the coding sequence ATGCTGCAAACCCACAAGCCACCGGCCGCTGCCGCAGCCGCTCTAAATAAAGCAGACCAGAGCAGGCAAGGACTACCGATCTCTCCCCAGCATCTCACATATCACCCATACGCGCATCCACATCCACACGcatctccctctccaccttgccaGCATCTCTCCGCGCCCATGGACGGGTCGGCGTTTATGTCGCTGTCGCCGGAGCTCCGCGACGCGCTCGCCAAGGTGGCTGTGTTCGTGCTAGTGCAGGGGCTGGTCTACCTCATCCTCCGCAGCTCCTCCGACGTCTTCTCCAAGGACGGCCGGCTCAGGTCCCTCAGCTTCCGCCCCATGCGCTCCATGAGCGTCAGGCGCGTGCTGGCGCCGCTCTCGGACGTCCCCGTCGGCACCGACGAGGCCTCGCCTtcgccgtcgtcgtcgatgtcGCCCGCCGCGTCGTCGTCGCGCCGCAGGGCTGCCCGCGAGGATTGA